The genomic DNA GCGGAAACATTCAAGAAATTTTTTCCTCGGACGCGAAGATTGCGATAGGAGATCCTGTGTACCCTGTTTACGTGGATACGAACGTGATGGCAGGCCGTACCGGGGAAGCGGGGCCGGATGGGCGTTATGCAAATTTGATTTATATGCCTGCGACGAAAGAGAATGGATTCCAACCGGAATTTCCGAAAGAGCGTCCCGATTTAATTTATCTTTGTTTCCCGAACAATCCTACCGGTACCGTCGCATCGAAGGAATCTTTAAAAGGATGGGTCGACTTCGCAAAAAAAAATCAGAGTATCATTCTTTACGATTCGGCGTACGAAGCCTTTATTTCAGAACCGGCCATTCCCCGTTCGATTTACGAGATAGAAGGAGCCAAAGAAGTCGCGATCGAGTTCCGATCTTTTTCCAAGACTGCAGGGTTTACCGGTCTACGTTGTGCATATATCGTCATTCCGAAAGAGCTAAAAGGTAAGACAAAAGACGGCCAAGAAATATCTATCGCCACACTTTGGAGTCGCCGCCATACGACTAAGTTCAACGGCGTTTCTTACGTGACCCAAAAAGCCGCCGAGGCAATTTACTCGGACCAGGGAAAAAAAGAAATTCGCGAAAATATCGCCTATTATATGGCAAACGCAAAGTCGATTCGGGAAGGATTGCAAAAGGCCGGTTATGACGTGTTTGGCGGAATAAACGCCCCTTATATCTGGTTAAAAACTCCTGATCGTTTAAGTTCTTGGGATTTCTTTGATCGATTACTGGATAAGGCTCAAGTCGTTGGAACGCCTGGTTCCGGATTCGGTCCTGCCGGAGAAGGTTATTTCAGACTTTCCGCATTCGGAAAGAAAGAGGACGTCGTCGAGGCTATTCGGAGAATTTCGGCTCTCTGAGCGCTCACCTTATTAGCAATCGAAAATTTATGGGCCGGCTCTGTGTGAGCTCCCACAAGTCGATGCAAGTCTAAAAGAGTTGCCATACTCGCTATTATGTGAAATAGGGGCGGGTACCGCCGCTTCGCTCCGGCCCCCACCCAGGAAGGGTGGGGAATTTTTCCTACGATTTGGCGGGCTACCTTAGGCCGGGGTGCCCCGGGAAAACCCGGAAGACTCGAGATACATTTTGGAGAATTCCAAAAAAAATAGTAAATTTTTTCATTCTGACCGATAGTAGAAGGGTAGAACGCCATGGGTCTGAATCGTTTTAGAATCTTAGTCATACTCTTCACGGCTTTAGTCGTTAGCGGATTGTCGGATCGGATCCTGGGAGTATCCCCGGATCAGACCAATTTGGCTATCTTGATCGACGAAAATAAGCTGAATTTGAAATTTATCAATATTTGCGCGAGTAACCTTACTCCTCAGCTCACTGAAGAAAAGAATGCCAAGCCGCAACCCAACGCACCAACCGCCGCGGAAAACGCGCAAGGCGGCCAGACACCCGCCGGTTCAGCTCCTGCCGGAGAAGAAGAACTTTATAAAAAATTGAATACGTTTGATAACTATCGTTCTTTTCGAAAAGCGAATCAAGCGGACTTCAACGGCAATATGTGGTACTTTCAAGGAAACTACAGTCTTTCGTATAAGAATCTTAAATCCGCCCAAGGCGAAATGAAGGACCTTTTTCAAGTCGTACATGAAAATTACGTTCGTACGGCTAGAATCCTCTTGGAGGCCGCCTCTCCTTTAATTATTCGTTCTAATGATAAGATCGCGCAACATTTACTGAAGCTGGGTTTTAGGGATTTAAAATCCTCCGAAGATAGTTTCACTACTGCTTATAATTCTTCACCGCAACAATATAGAGTGAAGCTCGTTTTACACGGAGACGGGATTAGAGTTGCCCGCAGGGCAAAACGTTTCGCTATTTTGGCCATGATCTCCGCAAAGACTCCGAACGACGATAAAGCCGAGTATCAATTCGTGAA from Leptospira fainei serovar Hurstbridge str. BUT 6 includes the following:
- a CDS encoding adhesin OmpL37 family surface protein yields the protein MGLNRFRILVILFTALVVSGLSDRILGVSPDQTNLAILIDENKLNLKFINICASNLTPQLTEEKNAKPQPNAPTAAENAQGGQTPAGSAPAGEEELYKKLNTFDNYRSFRKANQADFNGNMWYFQGNYSLSYKNLKSAQGEMKDLFQVVHENYVRTARILLEAASPLIIRSNDKIAQHLLKLGFRDLKSSEDSFTTAYNSSPQQYRVKLVLHGDGIRVARRAKRFAILAMISAKTPNDDKAEYQFVNLDEMRNAAEKENISDYDRIRNTLIDYIDNELISQKIVPPGEGKSNPIDLLETHDDNYSFITNGRVSFLEKSNEEIRSDDMNRKEALPPVPSGNGATPAATGK
- a CDS encoding LL-diaminopimelate aminotransferase, whose amino-acid sequence is MANINENYLKLKAGYLFPEIGRRVKAYSEKNPNAKIIRLGIGDVTLPLAPSVVDALVKSSQEMGTSQGFHGYGPEQGYSFLLKAIAEHDYAPLGVTLDESEIFVSDGSKCDCGNIQEIFSSDAKIAIGDPVYPVYVDTNVMAGRTGEAGPDGRYANLIYMPATKENGFQPEFPKERPDLIYLCFPNNPTGTVASKESLKGWVDFAKKNQSIILYDSAYEAFISEPAIPRSIYEIEGAKEVAIEFRSFSKTAGFTGLRCAYIVIPKELKGKTKDGQEISIATLWSRRHTTKFNGVSYVTQKAAEAIYSDQGKKEIRENIAYYMANAKSIREGLQKAGYDVFGGINAPYIWLKTPDRLSSWDFFDRLLDKAQVVGTPGSGFGPAGEGYFRLSAFGKKEDVVEAIRRISAL